Proteins encoded together in one Onychomys torridus chromosome 1, mOncTor1.1, whole genome shotgun sequence window:
- the Sbsn gene encoding suprabasin isoform X2, whose product MDLANLLRSCCLLLLLGALPAWAAHDDPIEKVIEGFSRGLSNAEREVGKALEGINNGITQAGREVEKVFDGLSHMGSQAGKELDHGLDKVAHGINNGAGHAGREAEKLTHGVNHAAGQGTHQGGYTGQHGGAATTTVASGASVNKPFINIPALWRSIAAIMP is encoded by the exons ATGGATCTCGCCAATTTGCTCAGGTCCTGCTGCCTCCTACTGCTCCTGGGGGCTCTGCCTGCATGGGCAGCCCATGATGATCCCATTGAGAAGGTCATAGAAGGGTTCAGCCGAGGGCTGAGCAATgcagagagagaggtgggcaAGGCCCTTGAAGGCATCAATAATGGAATCACTCAAGCTGGAAGGGAAGTGGAGAAAGTTTTTGATGGACTTAGCCACATGGGGAGCCAGGCCGGCAAGGAGTTGGACCATGGCTTGGACAAGGTAGCCCATGGCATCAACAATGGCGCCGGACACgcaggaagggaagcagagaagtTAACCCATGGGGTCAACCACGCCGCTGGACAG GGCACTCATCAAGGCGGGTACACAGGCCAACACGGAGGGGCCGCCACCACTACAGTAGCATCTGGG GCCTCGGTCAACAAGCCATTTATCAACATCCCAGCTCTATGGAGG aGCATCGCCGCCATCATGCCCTAA
- the Sbsn gene encoding suprabasin isoform X1, with amino-acid sequence MDLANLLRSCCLLLLLGALPAWAAHDDPIEKVIEGFSRGLSNAEREVGKALEGINNGITQAGREVEKVFDGLSHMGSQAGKELDHGLDKVAHGINNGAGHAGREAEKLTHGVNHAAGQVGKETDNIIHHGVHHGVNQAGNEAGRFAQGGHHALGQGGKEKLGQGAHHALGQAEKEAEKFGQGAHHALGQGGKEKLGQGAHHALGQAEKEAEKFGQGAHHALGHGGKEKLGQGAHHALGQAEKEAEKFGQGAHHALGHGGKEKLGQGTHHALVQAEKEAEKFGQGAHNAFGQPGREAEKFGQDGHHAFGQPSKEVEKFGQGAHNAFGQPGREAEKFGQDGHHAFGQPSKEVEKFGQGAHNAFGQPGREAEKFGQDGHHAFGQPSKEVEKFGQGAHNAFGQAGREAEKVGQGVHNAFGQAGREAEKVGQGVHNAFGQAGREAEKVGQGVHNAFGQAGKEGGRVVQGANQGLSHAAMEAQQFGHGHGYYSAGQAWQEGDKVMQPGVSQAGKEIEKFGQDAHHTIDQARKEAEKVVQGVHTGVNQAEKEAEKVGQGVSYAAGQAGKETEKLGQGVHHAAGQAWKEMDRWQQDVHNGVNQASKEANQLLNGTHQGGYTGQHGGAATTTVASGASVNKPFINIPALWRSIAAIMP; translated from the exons ATGGATCTCGCCAATTTGCTCAGGTCCTGCTGCCTCCTACTGCTCCTGGGGGCTCTGCCTGCATGGGCAGCCCATGATGATCCCATTGAGAAGGTCATAGAAGGGTTCAGCCGAGGGCTGAGCAATgcagagagagaggtgggcaAGGCCCTTGAAGGCATCAATAATGGAATCACTCAAGCTGGAAGGGAAGTGGAGAAAGTTTTTGATGGACTTAGCCACATGGGGAGCCAGGCCGGCAAGGAGTTGGACCATGGCTTGGACAAGGTAGCCCATGGCATCAACAATGGCGCCGGACACgcaggaagggaagcagagaagtTAACCCATGGGGTCAACCACGCCGCTGGACAGGTTGGGAAGGAGACAGACAACATCATCCATCATGGGGTCCACCACGGGGTCAACCAGGCGGGCAATGAAGCAGGGAGGTTTGCTCAGGGAGGCCACCATGCTCTTGGTCAGGGTGGGAAGGAGAAGCTAGGTCAGGGAGCCCACCATGCTCTTGGTCAGGctgagaaagaggcagagaagtTTGGCCAGGGGGCCCACCATGCTCTTGGTCAGGGTGGGAAGGAGAAGCTAGGTCAGGGAGCCCACCATGCTCTTGGTCAGGctgagaaagaggcagagaagtTTGGCCAGGGGGCCCACcatgctcttggtcatggtgggaAGGAGAAGCTAGGTCAGGGAGCCCACCATGCTCTTGGTCAGGctgagaaagaggcagagaagtTTGGTCAGGGGGCCCACcatgctcttggtcatggtgggaAGGAGAAGCTAGGTCAGGGAACCCACCATGCTCTTGTTCAGGctgagaaagaggcagagaagtTTGGTCAGGGGGCCCACAATGCCTTTGGTCAGcctgggagagaggcagagaaatttGGTCAGGATGGTCACCATGCATTTGGTCAGCCTTCAAAGGAAGTAGAGAAGTTTGGTCAGGGGGCCCACAATGCCTTTGGTCAGcctgggagagaggcagagaaatttGGTCAGGATGGTCACCATGCATTTGGTCAGCCTTCAAAGGAAGTAGAGAAGTTTGGTCAGGGGGCCCACAATGCCTTTGGTCAGcctgggagagaggcagagaaatttGGTCAGGATGGTCACCATGCATTTGGTCAGCCTTCAAAGGAAGTAGAGAAGTTTGGTCAGGGGGCCCACAATGCCTTTGGTCAGGCtgggagagaggcagaaaaagttGGTCAGGGTGTTCACAATGCCTTTGGTCAGGCtgggagagaggcagaaaaagttGGTCAGGGTGTTCACAATGCCTTTGGTCAGGCtgggagagaggcagaaaaagttGGTCAGGGTGTTCACAATGCCTTTGGTCaggctgggaaggagggagggagggtggtaCAGGGGGCCAATCAGGGACTTAGCCATGCTGCAATGGAGGCACAGCAGTTTGGCCATGGCCATGGTTACTATTCTGCAGGGCAAGCTTGGCAAGAGGGAGACAAAGTAATGCAGCCTGGAGTCAGCCAGGCTGGAAAGGAGATAGAGAAGTTTGGCCAGGATGCCCACCATACCATTGATCAGGCtagaaaggaggcagagaaagtggTTCAAGGGGTCCACACTGGGGTCAACCAGgctgagaaggaggcagagaaagttgGCCAAGGGGTCAGCTATGCTGCTGGCCAGGCTGGAAAGGAAACGGAGAAGCTTGGCCAAGGTGTCCACCATGCTGCTGGCCAGGCCTGGAAGGAAATGGACAGGTGGCAGCAAGATGTTCATAATGGGGTCAACCAAGCCAGCAAGGAGGCCAACCAGCTGCTGAAT GGCACTCATCAAGGCGGGTACACAGGCCAACACGGAGGGGCCGCCACCACTACAGTAGCATCTGGG GCCTCGGTCAACAAGCCATTTATCAACATCCCAGCTCTATGGAGG aGCATCGCCGCCATCATGCCCTAA